Proteins encoded within one genomic window of Candidatus Micrarchaeia archaeon:
- a CDS encoding helix-turn-helix transcriptional regulator gives MSIGQNIAIYRINKRIFQKDLALAVGVSATYLCQIERDTKGRYVPSAGLIEKIAKELGVKIEELTKE, from the coding sequence ATGAGCATAGGCCAAAACATAGCCATATATCGAATAAACAAGCGTATTTTCCAGAAAGATTTAGCTCTGGCGGTAGGCGTTAGCGCGACTTATCTTTGCCAGATTGAAAGAGATACAAAAGGCAGGTATGTACCCTCTGCGGGATTGATTGAAAAAATTGCCAAAGAATTAGGCGTAAAAATAGAAGAATTAACAAAAGAATAG